From the genome of Papaver somniferum cultivar HN1 unplaced genomic scaffold, ASM357369v1 unplaced-scaffold_10, whole genome shotgun sequence:
CTCATGGCACCATCTACATACTTGCTGTTGCTGGCAGTGCTGCCGTTCTCGGGGGTGTTGACTACTGATCCAGCCattgcaaaagaaaaaaagaaaatttaaagagACAGTGATATGACTTATGAGAGTCATGCTTACTAGAGTTAAAATAAAAGCCTTGATATCGGAAGTAGGCCAGTTTAGTGCAATCACGTTTTTCTGATGTCTTATTTGTTAATTTGAATTTCAAGTAAAGGTCtatgatttttattttggttCTCAGTAgtcattttttccttaaaaaaataCTGGAATGGTATGAAATTTAAGACAAAGGGTTTTGTTTCTCTTTTAAGatttttctaaattttattttaaaatgaTCTTTGATTGTGTAGACCAGGAGAGTGATCTTGTAGCTAATTTTGTGTCATTTGATATCCAGTTAATTTTCCATCATTTGACACTCTTGCAAACCTTTGTTAACTGCGCAGCTAGGAGAGGTTCATGAGGTGACTGGGGACCAGGACCGGGTAGCTGTTATTATGGATAATGGTGGCATGACAGTAAAAAGGAGGAAAGATGGACGAAATGAGTGTTGAAGAAGCTGCGAAGTTCTCGATTCGTTGGCTAGATGGTACGTCATGACCAGCAACAGATGAGCAAAGTAAatttcttatatttttattttaattcacAGCGTGAACTTTAACCGGATTCCACTTCAGTGTGATCATGTTAATAGGTATGGATTCGAAATCTACTGGCTTCTGCGTCAAAGCGTGTACTTTCGTAGGAGTTTCTTTGGttcataatggttgaataatttgttatgtagttacgaaaacggttgcataacttgttatgcatctacaaaatttgttgtataacttgttatgcagtcacgaaaatggttgcataacacgttatgcagcaacGTTTTTGTtaatattgaaaccaacaaaaaaaaatttgcataacttgtcatgcacctacaataatagttgcataacttgttatgcagtccagagaatggttgcataacacgttatgcagctacctttttgttagtattgaaaccaacaaaaaaaaagttgcattacttgtcatgcacctacaataatatctgcataacacgttatgcagtctagaaaatggatgcataaaacattatgcaaccatatttttgtaaGCACTAAATTTAAAACATtgatgcataatcttttatgcatccaaGGAAATGTatgcatgacatgttatgcataaattaatagatgcatgaaccaaaatatggttgcataacgttttatgcatcttttgttgtgtctgcataatgtattatgcatcgtttttggtggctgcataatggttacgtaccaaatttttgaaaattttgcttAAAAGAACAATCGCCTCCGATTTTTTCGCaaaaaagcttaaatttgatattgttgtttgtactcgttgtgtagctctcttaaaaagatttccaacgatataaattttgtaaaattccaaggcgcggttttttagatatgttatatccaagttgcattCTCAATTATACCCTAATGCATAACCTATTTGATACGTACTGTCTTCTCTTGGACTCTCAATGATGTATTAGATGACCACTTCTATGGAGAGAAGGTCAGGCGTTTTAACTAATCTATTTGCATTCGGTGAGTTGATCTATATGCTATTTGTACTAGCCTGGTGTAACTCTACGTTTAACAGCTGTTATTTGGCTGATCAAAAATGTTTGTTTATTACTTATTAGGTACATAGAATTCCTGAAACCTTCTCCTCGGTGGAGCAGTACTTGGAATTATTTCGTTGTCCTCTTCCAGCGATGTTTTCAAGCATAAATGATATTACATTAGCCAAGTTAAATAGTTTGTAAAAGCAACATTTTTGTAAGCGAATTTTTTGATATATAGTAATAAACATTCCAGGTTTAATGGAATTACAGGTGATAGACTGAGTTTGGCTGTGACAGTGTCTGAGTTGAGTTGCAATGGGAGTTGGTGTTGCTATTGTGAGCCGTTGCCTGGAAGAAGATTTggttgttatgcagatgcagtcTAGAatacggttgcataacacgttttgcagctacttttttcttagtattgaaagcaacaaaaaataaggctgcataacttgtcatgcacctacaataatatctacataacatgttatgcatccgaaaatatgactgcataatgcattatgcatcgagaaaattgttgcacaatcttttatgcatcgagaaaatagatgcataacctgatatgcatccgtaaatatgcatgcatactgcattatgcatcaaatttttttttgtacgcactaaaatcaaccaaaacaatggttacataactttttatagatgcataactttgttatacaaatgcataattttttatgcagtggaaaaaatggttgcataattcgttatgcgtctgcaggaTGTGTTGTGCATCTTTTTTGGttactgcataatggttatgtatcaagttttcgaaaattttgcctaaaatgatgatcacctccgattttttcgtgaaaaacaaaaatttgatattcttgtttgtactcgttgcgaagctcttttaaaaagatttccaacgatataaaatttgtaaaattcgaaggcacggatttttagatatgttatatccaagttacgttgccaattatacccatgatgcataacctgtcatgcggatgcataatccatcatgcatacatttttaataatttcatataattatgggtgtcacgaaaataattatgggtctcacggtacccaaaattaattgtgggcctgacaatgagaatattattttttttgggtcttccCCTAAGTTTCCCTTTGGCAGATCATGTGCAACAAGGTAATTTGGGCGAAAGTTTGGGTCACATGGTAGATTTTTGTTCACGTTGCAGATAGTGGATTATATCGCAAGTTAATGGATCAAACTGCAAATTTTAATTCATATAGTCAATTTTGAGTAGCAGCGGGGACTTTACGACTTGCGGATGATTTTGGATGATGGGGCGAATTTGACAAAGATGGATCATCCCATGGCAAGGGCAGGCAGTTGCCTAACTTGTCGGGCTGGCTCCTAAGCCAAACTTTCTGTCGAGCTGGCTCCTAAGTGTAACTTTTTTATGTATGGGCTCTAAAGCCCATTTTTACCATCTTGCTTAATATTCAAAGAATCATATTCTAAggaatttccttttttttgtgaTACCCTAGATTAGTGGTCCTTAGACTAATTCCAAACTCCTTAAATTGGAGTGCATTCTGGCAATTACGAGGGTGGAACCCCTACCTATGCAGTGGGAGGGAACATGAGAACCATCACACCACTTAATGGTTTTATCCTGTTTTAAAGCATACTCAAATGTTTCGAGGCATGCCTAAtgatgccaaaatagggtcactaataTCCTTCATTCATCCTTTTTTGATAATGGAAATTATGTACTtacataattagtgttaatgattatgattagatctTATTGTTAATGATTAACTAGCAATATGAATGATTGATTGATTAAAATTAATTTATTAGTAGAGAAATCagatttttgtgagtgagatcggtttttgagaggaagaagaagaagaagaagtggaaaaaAATCTCGGTTTTGAGATTTTAATGATTAGAATTGATCAAAATGTGCAATTTAAATCATATTCACAGGTATACTTGTAGGATATGTTTAATCTCCCTTTTTTATGTTGAATTCTTAAaatagtttaattttaatttacaaACTTTTTCGGATGTTTAGTGCTGGGTTCAGCTATAGAATTACTAACTGAATCTTGTTGGGAAGAACCGTTCGACTGATATCTCTAAAGGCGAACCTAAGTGTGTGAAAAAAATTATTTGCCGTTCGGCGTATTCGAACGACAATTGTTGTTGGTCGAACTTATACTTTGTAGTTTGGTTTTTTATAAGTTGTGACTTACAGTTACTATGATACAACCGAACCTGGTATTGTAAAAATACAAGTGTAGATTCGGATATACAATTGCATTTCTGATATGAGTCGAACCTTACAAAATAAAGGTTCATCTTGCAGTATAGATGTCGTATCAGTCGAAGCCTTGGTGAACATTTTTATAGGTTCGTCTAGTAATCTATCTTTTCGAACTAGCCGAACATGTATTTGATCCGAAATAAACAAGGTTCTATCGAAAATAATATATCACATATATAGTCAGCCGAAcctaaaaattttcttcattacaAACAGTATTCGGCTGAAAACGTGATATTTCAATATTCGCCAAAGTGTTCTTCTGAAACATAAAACAACAAAGACCAATTATCTTGGTTCTATCATGCGGATCGAAATCTCTTGTGCAACGCTCCACACGACTCATTTTATACTTGTGGTAATCAATCATAAAAGAATCATGAATCAACAATTAATCGTCgacgaaaaataaaaataaaaacagtttGATAGTGACTAGATTAGGTTAGGAATAAAAAtgattattgattttgattagtttaaatttatgttttaaatttaggTAAAGGGAATTTAAATAATTGAAAGTAACTTAGTAGTCTACCCACTATTAGGATACTCCTTATAAACCCATCCTctataggaaaatgattttgtatgcctcaaaacaggtttctaatCAAAAGTTTTGCTGCCTCCTCGTAAAAATTTTGTTGCCTCCTCAGTCCTcattaggggtgagcatttggcccgtaatccgcggatttaaccgggaccaaccgttcTTTTGCGAATGGATGCccggaccgttcgttaatggattggatgcggaaggaatctttgaaatccaacggataacggatcgggcccggatgcaaccatgaaaatccgttggacatccatatctaTTAAATTAAGGCTATTTATATAATTCTAGAAAATACTATGAatcatttaggaatttttaaAATGTTTGCTTGGGGTGTTGGACATGGCAtttttatatttatatacatatataggatacgtaggttttataaggagtcatttaggttagctttattttctttgctataaattttaactaaaacaattccattggattatccgcatccaatccgtccatccgtgcatccattggatgcaaattcaTTGGATATGGATtagatgcggatgccaaatttgcaATCCATAGTGTAATGGATTGGTTGCGGATGAGACGAaaaccggcccatgctcacccctagtccTCATAACTAGATTCCTAGGCCTTTGCCCCTGAATTCAGACCATGAGATAGATTTGGTCAAAAAGCCCATCTTGGATTAAGTGACAAAACTTGGGTTGTAGCTGAAGGTTTTCGATTGTGGTGCAACTATTGAACTGCAGAGCAAATTTTAGGTGAGAAGGCAGTGCAGTTTTTGGATCACAATGATCTAGAGTTATGACCTATATTTTACGTCATGTAGTACATTTTGATTCCTACTGTAGAGTAACGATCCAGTCTTTAAGGTTTTAAATCACCATGCACGTTAGAGTAACAGGAGTGGTAAACTGGTACTACAGATTTTACATCCCAGTGCAAAGTTATCGGGTCACGTTAGAGGAGTAGATTTTCGCCTACGTACATAACCCATTTTGTTTGGGTCACGTCACCGTCACGCGAACACTTGGCAAAATGGAACAGTGTATGATCTAGAAAGTCGGTACTCTTTCTAATACAATGATGTTTCTTTTCTGCAAGGACTAATATTGCGTCGACAGAACAAGATTTTAGTATGAGTATGAATCACTACGAACTTTAGTGAACGCCTGCAGGGACAGTACAAGCTCTTAACTACAGTGCTTATCAGTACTGAAATGCAAAATTCAAAAAAGAGTTGGTAGACTACAACTATTTAGAATTATACACCGACAGAAGACTCAGAAGATATTGCTAGTTTACCTCACGATAAGTCGAATCTTTCCCTTTTTTCTTGCTTGTTGTTGGTTGCCCAAGATAGATCCATTGAGCACACCAATAAGAAACATAAAATACACTCATATTTTATAACAAACACTTGGAATCCAAAGGCTAGGAAAGTGTGAAGCCTTGGAATCCAAACGCTTTGCAGCAGAATCAAATCACTTGCCACTGCTTATCTTACTGTTGAAATTTGATATCTTGTGGATTGTGGTTATAAGATGGAGAGGCAAGTCACTTGACGCTTTTGGAAGATCGGCTATAAAAGTTGCACACCTGCACTTCATTCTTTATTCCAAGTGCGGAGGCGTGGCAACAAGTTTGGAAGATGGAACTTGAACACCATAGGACTTGCTTATATATGTTATCCAGGTTAAGggtcaaaaaaaatatatatgttaTCTAGGTTTCAAAATCACACACCCACACAcgaaaaactaaacaaaaactAGAATGCATATAATAATATTCATTCAAACCGAACAATGATTTCTAACCCCATCAAAATAAGTCTAATTGGAGGAATActttgtttgttcttgaagaaATTTCCAGGATCAACTTCACTTTTAACTTGTACTAATCTTTCAAAGTTATCCTTGAAGTATTTTCTACCCCATTCTCTAGCTTTCAAGTAACTAATAGACTGACCATTCTCATACGCCCCCAAGTCAAGATCTCTTGTGTTAAGATATGTAGTTCTTGGAGACTTAGATACATATGGAGTCATATATTCATATAAATTTCTCATCCAATCCAAATTCTTTTCTGATTCACCGTCTTCAAACCAGCTTACGACATAAAAAATATTGTAAATATTACCCCGTCTATGTGGGAATGGAATTTCAGattccgagatttcattcattttTCCACCATAAGGTGTCCATATCAATGTAGGCATAATATCATCGTGTTCTAGCAACCTTCTCCATAGCTCTAACAATCCATTTTTTGATATTGGGACTTTGACATGATCAGATTTTGACTTGGAGAAGTTCTCTGTTGACGGATCATCCCTGGCTAATAAGAATTCTAACGGTTTTCCATGTTCATGAGAGAAGTATAGATGAGATTCAGCCCAAGTCATTTCAGAGCAATGTTTATCTGTTAAACCCAACTCAGGGAAGCTCTCTTGCGATAGTTGGAGAAGTTTTGGGACACCGCCATTCCCGAGAAACAAGATTGAGAATTCAGCTTGCACTGTTCTTTCGTCCCCAAGATTAATCTTATTGTTACTGACCAAAGATATCTTCAGTCCAATAAAGACATTTTTATCGAGCCTGTCAGCAATGAATTGCCATTTATGAACGATGTCTGTTGCACCTTGTTCTAGTGTTTTCTGGACCATAGCAACAGTTACAGTAGCTGGTACGCGAACCAACTTAACTTTCCATGAGAGAAGGACCCCGAAACTAGCTGCTCCACCTCCTCTAATTGCCCAAAATAAGCCTTCACTCATAGTTTTCTTGTTAAGAATTTTCCCATTAACATCCACGATGTAGGCATCAATGACTCGATCAGCTGCAAGGCCATATTTTCGCACCAAGGCACCTAATCCACCTCCACTAATATGCCCACCAACGCCTACTGTGGGAGAAAACCCAGCTGGAAATCCATGGGTCTTACTTTTCTTGGCGATATTATAATAAACTTCACCAAGGGTAGCTCCAGCTTGAATCCATGCAGTACTACCATTAACATCGACAGCCACATTTCGAAAATGAGTCAAGTCAACGATGGCGAATGATAGAGCATCGGATACATAAGACATCCCTTCTGCATCATGGCCACCGTTTCGAACTTTAAGGTCTAAACCATATTTCTTGCAGCAAATAACAGATGCTTGAACATGGGATTCATGGGTTGGTGTGACTATAAACTTCGGTTTTGTAGTGGATAAGAATCTGAAGTTTCTTCCAGAAGATCGAAGGATGTTTTTGTAAGATACATTGTTTTGGGTATAGATTGGAATTGTTGGTGTCTTGGCAACATGATTGACATTTAGACATTGAAGAAAATCTTCACCACCTGAAGTGTATGACGGTTCTGGTGCAGTTGCTTCCCTTGGGATAGcactaacaacaacaacagcacgaGCAAGGTAATGAAGATCCTCATATCATTGATGCTATGCAATAGTACTTTATGCATGGTACTGCAACAACATATGATGAACTTACAAAAACATATGCCTAGTACACTGAAACATTGGAAATTGTTCTAGATATGATGTCTCTACTTTAACGAGAGAGTTAGGtactaatatttgttttgttgttCCAATAAGTAAGAATAGATTCTTTGAGGCATAAAACTGTCAACAATGCTGgaataaaaatccttatctatTTTTCTTGGGAATGTGCTGATTTCACCAAGTTGTCTAAATGAAAACTTACTACAAATTTAAAATGTTCATTCTGATTGTGTTACATAACTTACATTTCCACAGATTCTTAAAGCATCCAAATTTAGCAATTTACGGTAATGTTGGCATGATCAATTTTAGGTACCCTAAAATTTGCTACTCCAAGGATAAATAACCAATTTAGACTATAAAATCTGAACAGTTTTCAAAGAACCAAGGAAAAGAAGAGCGAGAGAGATTCACCAGCCTTACATTGTTAAATAAACATTCTCTCTTTCTCTCAAAATGGCAATCAAAACTAAGAATGTCGCAGTGTTGTATCTTATGTGCATTTTAGTTTTTGTTGTGGCTTTTCAGTTCTGCAAAGCTGACAGTGTAGGTGAAGTTTATAAACAATGTATGAAAGAATGTGATGACAAATGCAAAGCAGATGGATACGGCGATATCTTTTATCACGGA
Proteins encoded in this window:
- the LOC113326477 gene encoding berberine bridge enzyme-like 22, translated to MFQCTRHMFFAIPREATAPEPSYTSGGEDFLQCLNVNHVAKTPTIPIYTQNNVSYKNILRSSGRNFRFLSTTKPKFIVTPTHESHVQASVICCKKYGLDLKVRNGGHDAEGMSYVSDALSFAIVDLTHFRNVAVDVNGSTAWIQAGATLGEVYYNIAKKSKTHGFPAGFSPTVGVGGHISGGGLGALVRKYGLAADRVIDAYIVDVNGKILNKKTMSEGLFWAIRGGGAASFGVLLSWKVKLVRVPATVTVAMVQKTLEQGATDIVHKWQFIADRLDKNVFIGLKISLVSNNKINLGDERTVQAEFSILFLGNGGVPKLLQLSQESFPELGLTDKHCSEMTWAESHLYFSHEHGKPLEFLLARDDPSTENFSKSKSDHVKVPISKNGLLELWRRLLEHDDIMPTLIWTPYGGKMNEISESEIPFPHRRGNIYNIFYVVSWFEDGESEKNLDWMRNLYEYMTPYVSKSPRTTYLNTRDLDLGAYENGQSISYLKAREWGRKYFKDNFERLVQVKSEVDPGNFFKNKQSIPPIRLILMGLEIIVRFE